TTATTTTTAAATGTTGCTTGTAAAGCCGGTAAGTTTTGAGCATGGCTTACCTGAATATCATTTTCACCATTTATAGCCAAAACCGGAATATTTAATTGGCTGTAATAAAAAGCGGGGTCAGTTAATAAAAACGTTTTAAACCATTGGGCATTTTTAGGAATTATATTGTTTATTATTTCGGTTGTGCTGGCTGATGCTGCACTTGGATTAATGGTTTTAAACTGCTCTGCAACAACTACTGCACTGGTATTAAAATCAGTCCAATCTTGAGCAATAATCGTTTTATATAATTCTGCATTAATAGCTTTATTTTTTTGTAAGGTTGTTTCTGGCAAACCAGCACCTTTACCAACTAAATAAGTTTGTTCCATTAAAATTTCTTGTCCAGAAACGCCAGGGCCTGCCATAGAAATAATAAATTTAACTTTGGGATTTTCTGCAGCAACAATTCCAGCAATAAGTCCGCCTTCGCTGTGCCCTAGCAATCCTATTTTTTTTGCATTAATATCTTTGCGTTTATAAAGCGCATTAACTACTGCATTGGCATCGCTAGCAAAGTTAAACGAAGTTGCTGCTGTAAAATTTCCGGTTGATGCTGCCGTACCTCGATCATCATATCTAAAAACAGCATAACCTTGTTTAGTTAAATAATCGGCAATTACAGCAAATGGTTTGTGATTAAAAATAGTTTCGTCACGATCTTGCGGACCGCTACCCGAAATTAAAATTACTAAAGAAGGATATTTTTTGTTGAAAGGTACCGTTAACGTGCCTGATAAAACTACATCTTCGTCCGGATTGGTAATTTGTAGCTCTTGAACCTGATATGCAAATGGCGGTTGCGGCGTTTGAGGGCGCAAAGGTGCATTAACCGTTTGTTCTGATTTTTGTAAAACTAAATCAAACGAAAAGTTACTTTGAATAAACTTGCCCGTAATTTGATTGTTTTTTAAAACACCTTTGTACTGCATTAGCATCTTTTTTTCTTCAATAAAAAGGCTATCTCCTTTTACAGAAACACTTTGAATAGGAATACCAAAAGCATTTTGATTGGGGCTATCCATTGTGCCTAACCATTTATCCGCATCTTGTTTTAAATGAAAAACAATTGGTAATGTAGTTCCTGGAACTTGTAAATCGCCCGTCCAAGTTCCTTGAAAATTTTGTGCCAATAAAGAACAAAATGGAACTGCAAGAGCAAAAAACAGCATGTATTTTTTCATGATTATAAATTTTTTAAAATTAAGGTTGAAAGGATTTCGGCCAATATAATAGCTAGTCCAAAAAACACATAATGTTTATTTTTTTTAGCATGCGTGGCAACTTTAAAACCGTTAAACAACAAACTTATGCTTAACACCAAAGCCAATAAAGAAACAACAGAAATAACGCCTAAATAAATGTATTGTTTGGTTGTTAAATGCAGGGTAGTAGCCGAAATATTTTGTAACAATTGTTGCGAAAAACGGCTCATATTGCCTCCTAAATTGGTTAAGCACAACAAGTAAAACGGAATGCGCGAATAAAAAGCGGTATTTAAACAATCTATTAATCGGGTTTTGGAATTTATTATTTTGCCCAACCCAAAAAGCATCAAACTTAAAATAATACAATTGGTAACATTATCTGCCAAAGTAACGGCCGGATTATAATCGCTTAAAAAATGTAAATCTAAAACCCCATCAAACCGAACCCAACAAAACATAGCTAAAAAGGTACCCAAACAAAACACAAAAACATTAAGCAACAACAAACGTTTGTCTTGCATGTATTTTACTGGATTAAGAATTTTTTTTATCATTTGGATGTTGTATTAGTAAGTTTAGAAATAATATCGTCTAACTGATTTCGTACCGTAGGATAACTTACATGAAGCTGCTTTGCCATTTCTTTTAAACTACCGCTATTTAAAAAAAATTGCATAACAAAGTTTTGCTCTGCAACGTTTAACTTTAAAAACTGAGGTAAAACAAAACTTCCGTTTATAGTAGTTTGGCAGGCATTACAGCTTAGCTGGGTAACAACCAAAGGTTCGTTACAAGCAGGACATTGATTAGGAAGTTTAATATTATTCATAAATAAATTAATATTATTCAAGCAAATATAAATATTATTTACAATTGAAAATAAAAAAAGCACCTTTTAAGGTGCTTTTTTTATTTGGTAAAGAAAATTGTATTAATTGGCAACAAACTTTAACCCAACAATCGAGCTGATTAAAGTTGTTAAAAAGAAAATTCTCCAAAAGCTAGCTGGCTCATTAAAAAATATAATGCCCATTAATACCGTACCTACCGCACCAATTCCGGTCCAAATGGCATAAGCTGTTCCAATGGGTAAGGTTTGAGTAGCTTTCATAAGCAAAACCATGCTAATAGTTAAACAAACAAAAAAGCCGCGTACCACATGTACATTTCCGTACCAGAGGTTTCTTTCGCTTTTCCTAAACAAGATGCAAAACCTACTTCAAAAAGCCCTGCAATGATAAGTATTATCCAGTTCATCTATAAAAATTTATACGGCAAAGGTCTGAAACAATTTGGACTATTTATTTTACATATGATAAATAATTTACTTTAATTCCGATCGAATTCTGCTTAAACTTACCTGTGTAATGCCTAAATAAGAAGCGATATGACGAAGCGCAACCCGTTTTATAATTTCGGGCTGGGTAGTAAGCAACTCTAAATACCGCTCGGTAGCCGATTTAAATTGACGAGAAATTAACCGTTCTTCTGTTTTTAGCATTTCATTTTCCGCATAACAACGGCCCCAATTGGCAATATAAATATCGGTTTCAAACAACTTTTTTAACGCATCGGTATTTATTTTATAAGCTAAAATTGGCTCTAAAGCTTCAATAGTTTCATAACTTTTCGTACCTTGAACATAGTTTTTTATAGAAATAATGCTATCGCCCTCTAGGCCGAACCAAAAAGTGATTTCTGAACCTTCGTGCATTTTGTACGCGCGTGCCACACCCGATTGGATGATGTACAAAAATTTTTCAGCTTTAGATTCTTCAAAAATCACAGCGCCTTTATTAAAGTTTATAGGCTCAGCAATTGCAACAAGCTTTTGCATTGCTGATGGCGGAAGCGGGTAAATTCTATTTATAAAATCAGTTTTTAGCATCTTTTTAAGTTTTATTACCCGAAATAGCATAAAAAAATGTTAATTATATAATTAACATACTAAAGGCGGTAAATATAAAGTTTATAAAAGTAATTAATAATCAAAAATAAATAATTATGGCTAATAAAAACTTAAGTAATGGATTAATCGCTATTTTAGCGGGAGTTGGTGTTGGAGCTTTAGTTGGTGTGTTATTTGCACCTGAAAAAGGTTCGATTACACGAAAAAGAATTAAAGACGAAGTTGAAAACGAAGCGGACGAATTAAAGAAAAAATTTAAATCGTTAAAACGTAAAGCACTAAAAGAAAAAAAGGAAAAAGAAGTCGTTTTTGAAGAAAAATTTAATGCATTAATTGAAAAAGCAGATCATAAAAAAGATGATGTAATTGCTGCATTAGAAAAAAAATTAAACGAATTAAAAGAGCTTAAATCTAAAAGTTTACCAAAATAAAAACGTATGGCATTTGAAGAGATAAAAGAAAACATTGCTGATTTAAAAGAAAACTCAAAACAATACCTTGACGCTAGTGTTGAATATTATTCGTTACTAGGGTTTAAAATAACCGCAAAAGCTGCTATTTTGCTGTTTAAATGTATTGTGCTTAGTTTGTTCGGCCTTTTATCTTTGCTATTGTTATCATTTGCCGCAGCTTACGCTATTGGTCAATGTTTTACCAATTACGCTATCGGATTTGTTATTGTAGGCGTATTCTATTTGGTGGTTATTATGTTTTTATACTTTTACGGAAGTAAACTGTTTGAAAAACCTATAATTAAAGCTTTGTCCGAAATATTTTATAAAGATTAAGTATTATGGCCTCAAAAAAAGAATATAGCAGCTTTGCAGAAATTAATCTGGACTTAGAAATTTTAAGTTTAGAAAGAAAAATAGCACTATCTAAGATTGCAGAAAGTGCTGAAGATACCCAAATTGGAATTAAAAAAACCTTAGCACCATTCAATGTTGTCAGGTCAATGATAGATGGCGTAGCCAACTTTTACGATTCAAATAAATTTAAAACATTAGCTGCAAGCTATGCGGTAAGGATGTTAATACGTTGGTTAAAAAAATAACGGTTTATATCTTATTTTCAAAATAACTGATAAAAAAAACGTCCTTTTAAAAAGGACGTTTTTTTATTTTTTCATATTTTTCATTGATTCTCCAATTTGATTGGATGCCGTGAAAGAAGCCACCATGTTATTTAACATATCAGAGCCTGCCTGTGGTGAATTAGGCAACAATATTAAGTTTGAATTGTTTTGCCCTCCAACCGATTGTAAAGTATCATAATGCTGTGTTACTACAATAAGAGCAGAAGCTTCTTGCGAATTAATACCTACATTGTTTAACGTTTCAACAGATTCAACTAAACCACGAGCAATTTCTCGTCTTTGATCTGCAATACCTTGCCCTTGCAAACGCTTAGATTCTGCCTCAGCTTTAGCTTTAGCAACAATTCTTATACGTTCTGCCTCCGCCTCATATTCTGCCGCTGTTTTTTCTCTATCCGCAGCATTAATACGATTCATCGCATTCTTAACCTGTATATCTGGGTCAATATCTGTAATTAAGGTATTAATAATGTCGTAACCATACGTTACCATAGCATCATTTAATTCTCTTTTTACAGCAATTGCAATATCATCTTTACGTTCAAAAACATCGTCTAATTTTAATTTAGGCACCTCAGCTCTAACCACGTCAAAAACATAAGATGTTATTTGGTCTTCAGGATATTCAAGCTTATAAAAGGCTTCGTAAACGCGATCTTGAACCACTTTATATTGTACAGAAACTTTCATTTTAACAAAAACATTGTCTTTGGTTTTAGTTTCTATAATAACATCCAATTGTTGAATTCTAAGATTTACTCGACCTGCTAATTTATCTATTAATGGTATTTTAAATTGTAAACCAGATTGTCTAATAGAATTGAACTTTCCGAAGCGTTCAACAATAACAGCACTTTGTTGTTTTACAGTAAACAGTGCTAAAAATAAAATCACTACAACAGCGATTAGTAAATAAATTGGTCCCATAACTTAATTGTTAATTAATTCTTAAATATAGTCATTTCATGAAAAAAATCAAAACAATTGCAGTGTTAATATGCAGTTTTGCACCAATTATGGTTTTTTCTCAAAATGCTTGGCGAGGAGGAAACAGAATTGGGCTAATTGCTGGCCCAAATTTTACACATGTTTTTTCGAGCTGCTTACAAACTCAGGATAAAATGGGATGGACGGCTGGGGCACAAATTAGAGGTAACATTCATAATTATTGGAGCGGAATTTATGGTATTCGGTTTTATGAATCTAATTTTGGGGTTGCAACAACCTCGGTAAATGGCGAAGCACAAGAAGTTATTTTTACCAACCGAGGGGCTCATGTAAACATTTTAATGAGTTATGTACTGGTACCTAAACATATATCGATAGATATTGGTCCGGTTTTACAAATTAATAATAATTTGGCACTCAAAAGAGGTGTAGAAAACAATGTTATAAACGGCACAGCGCTTACTACTAAAGATGTAATAAAAGTTACGCCCATTAACGGTTTAGTTTATGTTGGTGCAACTTTAGGAATTAATAGCATTCGGGCAAACATAAATTATACCTTGGGTGTAAATAATTTTTTTAGTAAACTGAATAAGGATGATGATTTGGTTAGAAGAAATAATAACCAAAAATTTACCGGAAGAACCGGTGTTTTAAGCTGTGTTTTACAAATTAATTTATAAAAAAGGCGCTTAATAAGCGCCTTTTTAATTATATAGTTTCTATTGCTTTCGTAATACGAGCAATTGTTTCTGGTTTACCAAGAACCTCAACGATATCAAAAAGATGTGGTCCTTTCATTTCGCCAACTAAACTTAAACGGAAAGGCTGCATTACTTTACCCATTCCAATTTCGTTAACCGTTAGCCATTGTTTAACTGTGTTTTCAATATTTTCTGAAGAAAAATCTTCAATCTCATTTAATACAGCAATTAATTGCTTCATTAATTCAGGAGTTTCTTCTTTCCAGTTTTTTAATGCCTTAGCATCGTATTGAGTAGGTGCTACAAAGAAATAATCGGCTAAATCAAAAAATTCGGTTGTAAAGTTGGCTCTATCTTTTACCAAAGTTACAATACGAGTAATTTTTTCGATTGGCTCAGTAAAACCACGATCAATTAAATCAGATTCAAACAACGAAGCCAATTCAGCATCTGTTTTAGCCATCAAAATTTGGTGGTTAAACCATTTGTTTTTTTCTGGATCAAACTTAGCTCCGGATTTGTTTACACGTTTTAAATCGAACTTTTCAATTAATTCTTGCATCGAAAAAATTTCTTGTTCGGTTCCATCATTCCATCCTAATAAGGCTAAGAAGTTTACAACTGCTTCTGGAAAATATCCTTTTTCGCGGTAACCGCTAGAAGTTTCTCCGTTTTCTGCAGTCCATTGCAATGGGAAAACTGGGAATCCTAATTTATCTCCATCACGTTTTGATAATTTACCATTACCTACCGGTTTTAAAATTAACGGTAAATGCGCAAATTCTGGAGCTTGCCAATCAAAAGCGCGGTATAACATATAATGCAATGGTAAAGATGGTAACCATTCTTCCCCACGAATTACATGTGTGGTACCTTGTAAATGGTCATCAACAATATTTGCTAAATGGTACGTTGGCATGCCGTCTGATTTGTACAGCACTTTATCATCTAACAAAGAAGTTTCAAACTTAACTTCTCCACGAATAATATCTTGTAAAACTAAGGTTTCGTCGATTGGTGTTTTAAAGCGAATTACGTAATTATCGCCGTTGTACAAACGCGCTTCAACTTCTTGTTGCGTCATGTTTAACGACGTTTTAAGTTCGTTACGCGTAGAATGGTTGTAAATAAATGTTTTTCCGTTGCTTTCAAAAGCTTTGCGCAATTCATCTAATTCTTCAGACGAATCAAACGCATAATATGCCCAGCCGTTGTGTACCAACTGCATGGCATAATCTTTATATAAATGTTTACGATCGGATTGACGGTAAGGACCATATTTTTCGTTTTTTCCGATAGTTTCGTCGGGAGAAATACCCAACCAAGCTAAAGCTTCAAAAATATAATCTTCTGCTCCCGGAACAAATCTATTTTGATCTGTATCTTCAATACGAATATAAAAAGTTCCGTTATGTTTTTTAGCGAATAAGTAATTGAATAAAGCGGTTCTAACCCCACCGATATGCAAAGGTCCTGTAGGACTTGGTGCAAAACGCACGCGAACTTCTTGTGACATTTTATTTTTTTTTACAAAGATACAATTATCCTTAGGTTATAATAAATTAAAATATTGTAAAATATTAAGCTCTTTTATCAATTAAAACAATTGGTTTACGGCTTAATGGGTTAAATATTATTTTTTGTAAAGCTTCGGCAGTTGCAACCTCAACTTTTGGCGTTACACGCAATTTGGCTCTAAAATGATCTTTAATTGCATCAACATCGGCTTCGGCATCAGCCTTAAATGCAATTTTTATAACAATCTCGTCGGTACCTAATTCGTTGTGCCAAATTTCTATAACATGATGCTCGATGTTATCAAAATATGCTAACGCATCGTGCATGGCAGGCGGATACAAGGTTGTACCTTTGTATTTTACCATTTGCTGCTTTCTACCTTCTACCGGACCAATACGATAGGTTGTTCTTCCGCATTTACAAACTTCAGCATGTTTACGAACTACATCACCAGTTTTAAAACGAACTAACGGAATGCCTTGCACGCCTAATGTTGTAACCACCAATTCACCGCTTTCTCCATCGGGAACTACCTGATCATTTTCGTCTAAAATTTCGGTTATAATTAATTCTGGAATTACGTGACCGCCCATAAAATGATCGCATTCGGTAAAAGCTGCTCCCATTTCGGTTGATGCATAGGTAGAATGTAATTTTACATTCCATTTCTCAGCAATTTTTTGAGCTAAAATGGTTGGTTGTAAATCAGCTGTTCGTAACGCTTCGCCAATACAAACAACAGCTTGAACGCTTGATTCTTGATAAGGAATGTTATTTTTTTCGGCAAAATCAATCATCTTTAACAAGAAAGAAGGTACGCCAATTAAAAACTTCGGTTTGTATTTAAAAATGCTATCCCATTGCATTTGCGGAATACCAGATCCTATTCGGATTACGCCACATTTTAATTCGCGTAAGCCTAAAAAATAAGCCAATCCGGCCATAAAACGACGGTCAATTGTGGTCATTAATTGCACCACATCGCCCGGTTGTACTCCAGCAATTTGAAACGATGTCATTTCATTAAACGCCAAACGATCTAAATCTGTATCGGTTAAACCAAAAGTTACTGGCGAACCTAAAGTTCCGGATGTTGTAGCATAATCGCGAATTTCGTGTTGTGGCACACAAAAAAAATCGTCATTATAGGTTTGAATATCGTTTTTGCTGGTTGTGGGTAATTTTTGTAAATCTTGTAAGATTTTAATGGTGCTTACATCAATACCATGAGCCGCAAATAAACGGCTGTAAAAAGGGGAATTTTTAGCAACAAAAAGTAATTGTTCTTGCAGTTTAGCTTCTTGCAATTCCTGAATGCTATTTGCTGGTAAATAATGGTTTTGAACTGACATTTATAACTTTTTGTTTAATTTTTTAATTGCTTTTTTGATGCGGTCCTTATCCGTTTGATAAGGAATTTCACAAGCTAAAGCTTGGGTAAAAGCTGCGTGCGCTTGTTTGTACATTTTTTGTTGGTTAAACACACGTCCGGCAATATCATATGCTTGCCAAAGGTCGGGATTTAGCCGAATTAATTGCTGTATTTTTTCTTCAGAAATAAAAACGTTTTGTTTTAAATCGGTTTCAATTTCTTTTTTTATGTTTTTATACGCCAAATAGGTAGGATGTTTTTGAGCGATAAAGCTTGAATCGGCTGGAATAGTTACTGCATCATCAAACAAAACAGCATTTGAATGCGATGCATTAAAAATTTGGTTTAAATCATAACAAACCATTGCACCTAATTGATATGGGGAAGATGAAACCCACATTTTAAGCTTATTTGGCTCGAAAAGCACAGCATGATGTGCCATTAATTGGTTTAAAGCTTTTTCGTTTCCTAACCCAATAAATTCATTATTTAAACCTTGGGTAGAACGCAGCATTTCGGTCAGGTTTTCAGGATTCCAAACGGTTTGCTTTTCAAAGTTTTCTTCAATTACCTCAAAACGATATTGCGTGTGGCTGTTTGCTACATGTTCTTGATTTCGATCATCGGCCGTGTACGTTTCGGACTGAAAATGATTGGTGCAAATTAAAAAATCTTGATTGGGTTCGTAAACATCAAACTTATTGGGCGACATTTCAATAACCACCGCTTTATTGTCGGCAGCCGATCCAATCAGCAAACTTTCTGACACAAAAACTTCTTTGCTTTTAGCAATGGTAATGGCTTGCTCAATATTTTCAGCTTGTTCTAAAATTTGTCGCGCAACCATAGAAACAGGCGTTTTTGCTTTTAACGGAATATCCGATTTGGCTGCGTTTAAACTTACCGAAATGCCTTTAACGTTCATTCCAGAAACAACACCAACCATTCCGGGCCAAGAAATTGATGCAAAGGCAAAACCTTGATCAGGATTTACAAATTGCACCATTTTGTTTTGAGCAAAGGCATCGCCCGCATAAAAATCAAAATTACGCCCAATTAATACATCACCATCGGTTGTATTTGCACCCCAAACAGCTAAGGAAGAACAGCCAACCAAAGCCAAATCTTGCATGGCATGCCCAATATCGTGCGCACCGTGCAAATATAATGCACGTTGGAACTTAGGAGCTACCCAATTGTACGAATCTGAGGAGAATTGCGACAACATATAAATTTCGCGCAAATGCGAATCTGTGATATGCAAATGCATATCACGGTTGTACCAACGTAAAAACTTAATTAATAATTTTTGTTTGAATTTAGATGGAATGTTTGTTTCTATATTATCAAAAAAAGATTTTTCTTGAAACTGATATAAATCTTGAGTTAGCAATCCGGTATAATATCCTATTTCTTCAGGCGAACCGCTTACCATTAATTCCCAATTGTTGTATTTATTTTTTTGCAGAAAATGATGCTGAACCTTTTTAAAGCTATCCGTTTCTACTTGCAAAGGCTGATTTAAAGCAATTGGCTGTAAATCGGGAGTAAACGTTAACGATTTTTTTACCCGCAACTTGTTATTTGCAAACATGCAAATAAACCCAAAACGCCAATTTGTATTTCTTTAAATCTGATCATTAATTTTATTTAGTAAATAATTTTTACCTAATATTTCGCTACAAGTTGCAACAGCACCAATGGTAACGCCTAAAATACCATGCATATTTACGCCTTGCCCCGTAAAATAAAGATTTTTAATTTTAGATTGTGGCGCAATAAAATGACGCAAAGGTTGGGTTGCATCTTTTACCGGACCGTATAAATTGCCTTGGTTACCGCCAATGTAATCGCGGTAAGAAAGGGGAGAAGCGGTATGCACGGATGTTATGGCCGTTTTTAATTCCGGAATTATTGTTTCTGCTTTTTTAAGCAGCACCTGGGTTATATCGGTTTTAACTTGTTCGTAAGCTGTACCACGCAAACTTGGGTTAGCTACCGTATTTTTAGTTGTTTTCCAGTTTTTAACCGCATCAAAATCCATATAAGTTAAAATACAAATGCTTTCTGCAAAGGCAGGATTTGATTTAGATGCGCTCATTACCAAAACCATTTTAGAAAACTTTTGATTGATTGGAACTATTTGTAACGAATCCGCTTCTGAAACATGTAAATAAATGTTATGATTTGCGTATTTAACCGAATTGGGTTTTAGCTGAATAAAAACAGTAAATGACGCTACCGTATCTTCTAAACTTAAAATACGATTGCTATATGCCTTTTTAAACTGATTTAAACCTACTTGATGCAACGTAGTTTTTGGATCAATATTGGATATAAACGCTTTTGCGTGCACTTTTACATTGTTTTTTAACACTGCAGCATTAATTTCACCTTCGTTAACCTCATAACCAAGCACTTCGGCATGTTTAAAAAGCTCCACCTTATGTTTGCGTAATTGTTGCACCAACAAGCGTGTAATTTGGCTGCCTCCGCCTAAACATCGAAACGCACTTTGTATGTACGAATTCATAATTAATGCGTGCATATAAAACGGAGTATTTTTATAACCTGCATATAAAAAGCTATTTCCGCATAAAACGGCTTGTAGTTTTTTATTCGTTGTAAGTTGTTCTAAGTAAGATGCGAGCGAAAGGCTAAAAATAGCTGCATCGTATTGTCCTTCTGCTTGCATATTATATAGCGGAAATTGCGCACATATATTTTGAATATCTGCAACATATTGCTTTAACGCTTTTTCTTGATCTGGAAAAAATGGAGATAATTGCTTTACAAAATTATCATAACCTTGTGCTAATGGATAACGTGTTGTATCATCTTCAAAACAAACCCAATCAAACGCATCGACATCTAATTGTTGCAGTTTCAAATCTGACATAATGCCCAGGTATGAAAAATAGGTGTGTAAATTTTGTCCGGGTAGCAAACCACCAATGTAATGCACACCGGTATCAAAAATTGTTTTGTTGCGCACAAAAGTTTGTAAACATCCGCCGTATTGGTTGTTTTTTTCTAAAACGCAAACCTTTTTACCTTCTTTAGCTAAAAGCAATGCCGAAACCAGGCCGCC
This genomic window from Flavobacterium agricola contains:
- a CDS encoding DUF6327 family protein, producing MASKKEYSSFAEINLDLEILSLERKIALSKIAESAEDTQIGIKKTLAPFNVVRSMIDGVANFYDSNKFKTLAASYAVRMLIRWLKK
- a CDS encoding phytoene desaturase family protein, coding for MSKINATTLYDVLVVGSGLGGLVSALLLAKEGKKVCVLEKNNQYGGCLQTFVRNKTIFDTGVHYIGGLLPGQNLHTYFSYLGIMSDLKLQQLDVDAFDWVCFEDDTTRYPLAQGYDNFVKQLSPFFPDQEKALKQYVADIQNICAQFPLYNMQAEGQYDAAIFSLSLASYLEQLTTNKKLQAVLCGNSFLYAGYKNTPFYMHALIMNSYIQSAFRCLGGGSQITRLLVQQLRKHKVELFKHAEVLGYEVNEGEINAAVLKNNVKVHAKAFISNIDPKTTLHQVGLNQFKKAYSNRILSLEDTVASFTVFIQLKPNSVKYANHNIYLHVSEADSLQIVPINQKFSKMVLVMSASKSNPAFAESICILTYMDFDAVKNWKTTKNTVANPSLRGTAYEQVKTDITQVLLKKAETIIPELKTAITSVHTASPLSYRDYIGGNQGNLYGPVKDATQPLRHFIAPQSKIKNLYFTGQGVNMHGILGVTIGAVATCSEILGKNYLLNKINDQI
- the gltX gene encoding glutamate--tRNA ligase yields the protein MSQEVRVRFAPSPTGPLHIGGVRTALFNYLFAKKHNGTFYIRIEDTDQNRFVPGAEDYIFEALAWLGISPDETIGKNEKYGPYRQSDRKHLYKDYAMQLVHNGWAYYAFDSSEELDELRKAFESNGKTFIYNHSTRNELKTSLNMTQQEVEARLYNGDNYVIRFKTPIDETLVLQDIIRGEVKFETSLLDDKVLYKSDGMPTYHLANIVDDHLQGTTHVIRGEEWLPSLPLHYMLYRAFDWQAPEFAHLPLILKPVGNGKLSKRDGDKLGFPVFPLQWTAENGETSSGYREKGYFPEAVVNFLALLGWNDGTEQEIFSMQELIEKFDLKRVNKSGAKFDPEKNKWFNHQILMAKTDAELASLFESDLIDRGFTEPIEKITRIVTLVKDRANFTTEFFDLADYFFVAPTQYDAKALKNWKEETPELMKQLIAVLNEIEDFSSENIENTVKQWLTVNEIGMGKVMQPFRLSLVGEMKGPHLFDIVEVLGKPETIARITKAIETI
- a CDS encoding phenylacetate--CoA ligase family protein, whose translation is MSVQNHYLPANSIQELQEAKLQEQLLFVAKNSPFYSRLFAAHGIDVSTIKILQDLQKLPTTSKNDIQTYNDDFFCVPQHEIRDYATTSGTLGSPVTFGLTDTDLDRLAFNEMTSFQIAGVQPGDVVQLMTTIDRRFMAGLAYFLGLRELKCGVIRIGSGIPQMQWDSIFKYKPKFLIGVPSFLLKMIDFAEKNNIPYQESSVQAVVCIGEALRTADLQPTILAQKIAEKWNVKLHSTYASTEMGAAFTECDHFMGGHVIPELIITEILDENDQVVPDGESGELVVTTLGVQGIPLVRFKTGDVVRKHAEVCKCGRTTYRIGPVEGRKQQMVKYKGTTLYPPAMHDALAYFDNIEHHVIEIWHNELGTDEIVIKIAFKADAEADVDAIKDHFRAKLRVTPKVEVATAEALQKIIFNPLSRKPIVLIDKRA
- a CDS encoding SPFH domain-containing protein, with amino-acid sequence MGPIYLLIAVVVILFLALFTVKQQSAVIVERFGKFNSIRQSGLQFKIPLIDKLAGRVNLRIQQLDVIIETKTKDNVFVKMKVSVQYKVVQDRVYEAFYKLEYPEDQITSYVFDVVRAEVPKLKLDDVFERKDDIAIAVKRELNDAMVTYGYDIINTLITDIDPDIQVKNAMNRINAADREKTAAEYEAEAERIRIVAKAKAEAESKRLQGQGIADQRREIARGLVESVETLNNVGINSQEASALIVVTQHYDTLQSVGGQNNSNLILLPNSPQAGSDMLNNMVASFTASNQIGESMKNMKK
- a CDS encoding C45 family autoproteolytic acyltransferase/hydolase: MRVKKSLTFTPDLQPIALNQPLQVETDSFKKVQHHFLQKNKYNNWELMVSGSPEEIGYYTGLLTQDLYQFQEKSFFDNIETNIPSKFKQKLLIKFLRWYNRDMHLHITDSHLREIYMLSQFSSDSYNWVAPKFQRALYLHGAHDIGHAMQDLALVGCSSLAVWGANTTDGDVLIGRNFDFYAGDAFAQNKMVQFVNPDQGFAFASISWPGMVGVVSGMNVKGISVSLNAAKSDIPLKAKTPVSMVARQILEQAENIEQAITIAKSKEVFVSESLLIGSAADNKAVVIEMSPNKFDVYEPNQDFLICTNHFQSETYTADDRNQEHVANSHTQYRFEVIEENFEKQTVWNPENLTEMLRSTQGLNNEFIGLGNEKALNQLMAHHAVLFEPNKLKMWVSSSPYQLGAMVCYDLNQIFNASHSNAVLFDDAVTIPADSSFIAQKHPTYLAYKNIKKEIETDLKQNVFISEEKIQQLIRLNPDLWQAYDIAGRVFNQQKMYKQAHAAFTQALACEIPYQTDKDRIKKAIKKLNKKL
- a CDS encoding DUF2089 domain-containing protein, which produces MNNIKLPNQCPACNEPLVVTQLSCNACQTTINGSFVLPQFLKLNVAEQNFVMQFFLNSGSLKEMAKQLHVSYPTVRNQLDDIISKLTNTTSK
- a CDS encoding Crp/Fnr family transcriptional regulator encodes the protein MLKTDFINRIYPLPPSAMQKLVAIAEPINFNKGAVIFEESKAEKFLYIIQSGVARAYKMHEGSEITFWFGLEGDSIISIKNYVQGTKSYETIEALEPILAYKINTDALKKLFETDIYIANWGRCYAENEMLKTEERLISRQFKSATERYLELLTTQPEIIKRVALRHIASYLGITQVSLSRIRSELK
- a CDS encoding YtxH domain-containing protein, translating into MANKNLSNGLIAILAGVGVGALVGVLFAPEKGSITRKRIKDEVENEADELKKKFKSLKRKALKEKKEKEVVFEEKFNALIEKADHKKDDVIAALEKKLNELKELKSKSLPK
- a CDS encoding alpha/beta hydrolase family protein translates to MKKYMLFFALAVPFCSLLAQNFQGTWTGDLQVPGTTLPIVFHLKQDADKWLGTMDSPNQNAFGIPIQSVSVKGDSLFIEEKKMLMQYKGVLKNNQITGKFIQSNFSFDLVLQKSEQTVNAPLRPQTPQPPFAYQVQELQITNPDEDVVLSGTLTVPFNKKYPSLVILISGSGPQDRDETIFNHKPFAVIADYLTKQGYAVFRYDDRGTAASTGNFTAATSFNFASDANAVVNALYKRKDINAKKIGLLGHSEGGLIAGIVAAENPKVKFIISMAGPGVSGQEILMEQTYLVGKGAGLPETTLQKNKAINAELYKTIIAQDWTDFNTSAVVVAEQFKTINPSAASASTTEIINNIIPKNAQWFKTFLLTDPAFYYSQLNIPVLAINGENDIQVSHAQNLPALQATFKNKKSTVKSFPHLNHLFQTSKTQTVQEYNDLEETISPVVLQEIANWLKINKL